TGTGCAGAAGAAATATGCCGATAACCGCGGACAGTACCTCGGTAAGGCCACTTTCACCAAGAGGAAGTTCGATACGGGTCAACTTGATGAAAAGGTAGGTATCCGCGACGGCCTCACTCTCTACAAGGGGGACGAGAAGATCGGCGGGTTCAAACTCACCTCCGTGGGCAAGACCGCCTCTCCGTTCAGCCTTCCTGACGGTACCTATGAGGTATACAGGACCTACGACCCCCGCATTGACACCATCAAGAACATGATCGGGGAGCCTCCGAAGTTCACCGGGACCACCGAAAGGGTCCCCACCCACGTTCCCACCAAACTCTCCGAGCGCACCCCGGTGGATTTGCCGGAGATGTCGTTCTACATAAGTTCGATCAAGAACCTGGAGACTGTCCTGCCCCACGCAGACCGCGTGTATTTCGAGATGAACGATTCCCTGAAGGAGGCGCAGGAGATCTGCGACAATGCGGGAGTGGAGATCGTCACCCACATTCCCAGACTCACACCCACCGAGAAGATCGAGACGGGCGGCAGGCCCATAATGATCAACACCCCGGGACAGTACATCCCGAAGGAGGGTGACAGGGTCTATGCGAGTCAGTTCATGAATATGTTCAACTCGTACATGCGCACTCCCTATTATCAGACGACCCTGTCACCTGAACTCTCCAACGAAGAAATCAGGAGTCTGGCACAGCACTATTCCGGAAGATTGGAGGTCATGGTCTTCGGCAGGCAGGAGCTCATGTGCACCAGGGATCCCGCCATGCACAACGGCATCCTGGTGGACGAGAAATCGTTCAGGTTCCCCGTTTACAAGGACGTCCACGGACTCTCCCACATCCTCAACTCATCGGATACCATCCTCCTCCCATATCTCGGAGAACTCGGAAGGATGGGTATCGATTCCGTCGGAATCGACCTGAGAAGGAGGCCGGAGAACATCGCGAGGAGGGTTGCCGAGGCCTATGCCAACAACGACGTGAAGGCCAAGTTCGACCTTCAGGAGATGTGCGGCGGACTCAACTACGGAGCTTATCTCCGCGGTACCGAGTGACTACCTCGCTAACTGCAGTATCCCCGTTTTATATCGCTGCGTAACGAAAACACCTCCATGAGATCGGACCGCAAAGGTGATGTCGGATTCATGGAAGCCATGGCCGGTGCCATGACAGTATGCATCGTGATGCTGTGCTTCACGGCTTTCGTCGCAGCCGATGCAGCCCTCGAGCACGAGAAGGGAAAGGGATTCGATTGGACCTATATCGGAGGAATCGGGCAGGATTATGAGATTGAACTCACGTCGGATCCGAGCGTGTTCATGGAATCCGAGGGCTACAGGGGATTATCGTTCACGGTAATCGACACCTTCCGCGATTCATCTGTATGTGAACTCACCTACGGTGTTTCCGAAGGAAACCATATCTCTGAAAGGAAGATGTATCAGGTCACCGACGGCGATGTGATTACACCGGTCATCGTGGAGGTGAGACTGTTCCGCTGAACAGGAAAGGCTTCACTGCAGTGGTGGATGCCGTATTCGTCATCATACTCCTGAGCCTGGCTTCAGCGCTTATTGTGCAGGCCGATTTCGATACCAAGAATGAGAGCAGCAGAACGGCCGACACCTGCGACCTGATCTTCGAATCGAAGATGTCCCAGAAGGAATTCGGATACGGCCCCGATGACCGTGTAATGGCAATATCCGACCTTGCCGCCGCCTCGATCTCCATGGACGACGGAAAGATGTCGGAATACCTCCGGAAGATGTTGGATGCAGTCTACCCATGGGAGAACGGCTACAGCCTCACGATGGAATACGGGAATGATACATTGCAGCTGAACGAATACGGTCTGAATTACTCTGAAAAAGCAGTCCGTACATATCCGGTCGAGTTCGGCGGAGAACTCCGCGTGACCCTTGCGGTATACCGCTGATCAGGCACGCAGGAGCTCGAGGGTCTTGGTATCAGGTTCGCCCCTGAAGAACTTCTCGAGAATCTCGTTGAAGACACCAGTCTGCGGAGATACTTCCCTGAACAGAGTTGCACATGCCTGAATCTTGAGTTCGTCGGGGTAGCCGAATATCTCCTCGGGAGTGTGTCCTGAATCGAGGATTGCCTGGGTGGCACCAGTCAGATAATCCATGAGTTCCGGGTTGGTGGCAAATGCTTCAGCCTCCGCACGGTCCTCGATACCGTATGCCTTGGCCTCGGCACTGTATCCGAGTTCCTTCATCTGCGGGAACACCATGAAGATCCAATGACCTTTCTGCTCACCTGAGCGGATTTCGCTCACAGCTTGGTCGAAATAGCACATATATCCTTTGACAAAACGCCTCAGGTCAGCCATCTGATGCCTCATTAACAGAGTTCAGATACTACCAAGCCCTATAATAATGCTAGCAGGTTATTGACAGATTTTTACAAATGGCTTAGTTTTCTGCAAAATTACGCCTTTTTCTGCCTTCCTCAACCAGCCCTACAATGCGTTCCTTGATGTCGCGGGTACAGGGCCATGTGTCGTCCATGTACTCGATGAGCTTCATTATGTCCACTTCGGGATTGGTAATAGCGAGGTATACTCTGCTCATGAGCATCGATACCATGTACGGGAAGTCGTCGCAGATCTGCGGCCTGTCCTTCCATATCGTGCAGCGGTTATCCTTGCCGAGGAAACGGCAGGCACCGTCCTTGGGTTTGTTGAAAAGGATGCGTCCGTCACCGGTCTGGTAGACGTACTGGGTCATGAAGGTATAGAGGTCGACACCGGCGGCGGTGGCCACACGGTCCACCTCCTCCGGACGTACGATTATGTTAGGCTGGTGGCAGCATCTGCCGCACATCACGCAGGGGAGTTCGTCCCTGAGGGACTGGCAGATATCGTACGCCAGATCGAGGTCCTTCTCCATCTCGGGGGAGATG
The sequence above is a segment of the methanogenic archaeon ISO4-H5 genome. Coding sequences within it:
- a CDS encoding peptidase U32 family, translating into MEILSPAGNPEGLVASIMGGCDAVYLSGKSFGARAFAGNFTDAQLEGAINYAHDRGVKCYVTVNTLVKDTEMDDAVSFVKFLADISADAILIQDLGLLKSLHAVDIKKHASTQMGIHSAEGLEWCKRNGLSRAVLNRELTFEEIEEITRDSPVETEVFVQGALCYCISGGCLFSSLVGGRSGNRGMCAQPCRKKYSQDGEKSFVMSCADIYGVDWLKKLEKAGVSSAKIEGRMRSQAYAYLSAKVYSSANKGLDPEEYANEVELLKTVFNRGYGDGYLGGVVTPVQKKYADNRGQYLGKATFTKRKFDTGQLDEKVGIRDGLTLYKGDEKIGGFKLTSVGKTASPFSLPDGTYEVYRTYDPRIDTIKNMIGEPPKFTGTTERVPTHVPTKLSERTPVDLPEMSFYISSIKNLETVLPHADRVYFEMNDSLKEAQEICDNAGVEIVTHIPRLTPTEKIETGGRPIMINTPGQYIPKEGDRVYASQFMNMFNSYMRTPYYQTTLSPELSNEEIRSLAQHYSGRLEVMVFGRQELMCTRDPAMHNGILVDEKSFRFPVYKDVHGLSHILNSSDTILLPYLGELGRMGIDSVGIDLRRRPENIARRVAEAYANNDVKAKFDLQEMCGGLNYGAYLRGTE
- a CDS encoding Flagellin N-methylase FliB, with translation MVLYRGKYELDGLAAISPEMEKDLDLAYDICQSLRDELPCVMCGRCCHQPNIIVRPEEVDRVATAAGVDLYTFMTQYVYQTGDGRILFNKPKDGACRFLGKDNRCTIWKDRPQICDDFPYMVSMLMSRVYLAITNPEVDIMKLIEYMDDTWPCTRDIKERIVGLVEEGRKRRNFAEN